In Deinococcus apachensis DSM 19763, the DNA window TCTGCCGCCAGTGAGGAGAGGCTTGAAGTCTTTTGGGGAGAAGGGCTTGATTGGAAGAACAGTTCACAGGGCTCTCTTTCGCTTGTACTCTCGGACCTCCAAGTCGAGGCGGCCTTCGATCTCACGGGCGACTGGTTGCCTGCATCGCCGTGCGTTGAAGTCAATCTTTGGCTGAGAGAGGCCAAACGGCTTCTCTCTTTACCTACCAGTAAACCCAACTTCGATCTTTCATACGTGCATCAAGCGTGGATCGCGGATGAGGATTGGGATGACATCGTCTTGGTGGGTGAAGGGAAGGACCGGTGGATTGTTCTGCATTGTTTACTACAGCTTAGGAAGGGAAAAACATGACATTCGGAGTCATCGGAGCAGGTCAGATGGGCGGCGGCATTGCGCAGGTTGCGGCGCAAAGTGGTTTTAGCGTCGTCGTGCAGGACGTGAAGGACGAGTTTCTGGCACGCGGGCGGGCCACCATCGAGAAGAGTCTCGCCAAGCTGCACGAGAAGGGCAGGCTGTCCGGCACGCCCGAAGAGGTGCTGGGCCGCCTTACCTTCACCACGAACCTTCAGGACTTCGCGGACTGCGACCTCGTGGTGGAAGCCATCGTGGAGAACGAGGCGGTCAAGGCGGGGCTTTTCCGCCAACTCGGCGAGATCGTCAAATCCGAGGGCATCCTGGCGAGCAATACGTCTTCCATCCCGATCACCAGCCTTGCCACGGCGAGCGGGCGGCCCGAGCGGTTCATCGGGATGCACTTCATGAATCCGGTGCCGCTGATGCAGCTTGTGGAGGTCATTCGCGGCTACTCCACCAGCGACGAGACGGCGCAGAAGGTGACCGAGGCGGCGCGGGCGATGGGCAAGACGCCCGTGGAGTGCAACGACTACCCCGGCTTCGTCTCCAACCGCATCCTGATGCCCATGCTGAACGAGGCTATCCAGTGCGTGATGGAGGGCGTGGCCGAGCCGGAGGCCATCGACCAGATTATGAAGCTGGGGATGAACCACCCGATGGGGCCGCTGACGCTGGCAGACTTCATTGGGCTGGACACCTGCCTCGCCATCATGGAGGTGCTGCACCAGGGGCTGGGCGACGACAAGTACCGGCCCTCGCCTTTATTGAGGAAAATGGTGCAGGCGGGCCTTCTGGGACGCAAGAGCGGGCGGGGCTTCTACACGTACTGATTTAGCTGAACCTAACGGCTCTCAGTCGCAGCGGACTTTTTTCATGTAGAGGCGGGGTACAACCCGCCCCATGATTTTTGCTCAGCTCAACCAGTGGACCCGACCCCTCGGCCTGGCGCTTGCCGGGATGACGTTGATGTGGGCAGGTGTGGCGAATGCGGAGGCGCCGGGTCAGCCCGGGGCGGAGTGCGTCGCTTCCCCGGCATCAGATGCGGCGGCTGTTCAGAGCGCCGCGAAAACAGCCGCCCAGGAAAAACTCTCGTCAATGGCCCCGGTCTACCAGCTGATGTACGCCGACATCCAGTACCAGATCAATGTGGGCGAGGCGAACGTGCAGGGCGATACGGCCCAGGTCAAGGGGAGCATCACCGTGCAGGGCAAGCAGCGCTTCACCGGCAAGGTGATGGCGCAGACCTTCAAGGGCGTCGTGCAGCTCAACCGCAGCGGCTGCGCCTGGAAGGCGACGAGCTACCAGCAGGTGTGAGGCGGGGGCAAGACGGGCGGGCAGTGGGGACATCTCCCCCGCCTGCCCGTCTTTCACCTCCCCTGCGGGTAATACTCCGCGTTCGGCATGAAGCCCAGGGCGCTGCTCACCCGGTTCGTCAGGTTGAACATCCCGATGACTTGCACGAGTTCCATGATCTGGTGGTCGTCCAGACCCACTGCGCGCAGGGGTTCCAGGTCGGCGGCGGTGACCTCGGCGGGGCGCAGGGTCAGCTTCTCGGCGTACTCCGCCAGCGTCCGCTCGCGCTCGGTGAGGTCGGCGTGGCGCCAGTTCACGGCGACGGCGTCAGCCTTCTGGGCGTCCCCGCCGAACTCCCGCAGGGCCGCCCCGTGCGAGACCGCGCAGTACAGGCAGCGGTTCACGCTGCTGACGACCACGGCGACGAGTTCGCGCTCGGCATTCGTCAGGTAGCCTTCCTTGTTCAGCAGCAGGTTGAAGTAGTTCCACCACGCAAGGAACTGCTCGCCGTTCACCGCCTGCGCGCGGAACACGTTGGGCACGAAGCCGATGTTCGCCTCGGCCTTGCCCCACAGCTTGCGGATGCCCTCGGGCACCTGCGTCTCGTCGGGGACGGGCAGGAAGGAGATACGGTTCGTTCCGGCCTCGGGCCGAGTTGTGGTCATGGGGACAGCTTACCCCAGGCACCTAACGGGCGTTAGGGACCCGGCCCCGG includes these proteins:
- a CDS encoding 3-hydroxyacyl-CoA dehydrogenase family protein produces the protein MTFGVIGAGQMGGGIAQVAAQSGFSVVVQDVKDEFLARGRATIEKSLAKLHEKGRLSGTPEEVLGRLTFTTNLQDFADCDLVVEAIVENEAVKAGLFRQLGEIVKSEGILASNTSSIPITSLATASGRPERFIGMHFMNPVPLMQLVEVIRGYSTSDETAQKVTEAARAMGKTPVECNDYPGFVSNRILMPMLNEAIQCVMEGVAEPEAIDQIMKLGMNHPMGPLTLADFIGLDTCLAIMEVLHQGLGDDKYRPSPLLRKMVQAGLLGRKSGRGFYTY
- a CDS encoding peroxidase-related enzyme codes for the protein MTTTRPEAGTNRISFLPVPDETQVPEGIRKLWGKAEANIGFVPNVFRAQAVNGEQFLAWWNYFNLLLNKEGYLTNAERELVAVVVSSVNRCLYCAVSHGAALREFGGDAQKADAVAVNWRHADLTERERTLAEYAEKLTLRPAEVTAADLEPLRAVGLDDHQIMELVQVIGMFNLTNRVSSALGFMPNAEYYPQGR